One genomic segment of Panicum virgatum strain AP13 chromosome 2N, P.virgatum_v5, whole genome shotgun sequence includes these proteins:
- the LOC120661625 gene encoding uncharacterized protein LOC120661625, translated as MQPPTITSLRQEAASHSIPHNIRGSIQGKFCSPKNRPLLLAQILPGFKSKQKILTEQIGLGFLSDAPLKYDPNRVLSAWLLSSINYDRSTICIEPGIEIPIGANEALSVLGLPSGNLPVTRTVHCSQKLDTKNLAKAMSIGYAKSSNTLARARAVLLSLHSVEQLSEPEERAFTISLIMYTVSTFLAPVTNPASMPALPPTVMLALSDRKYKGALDWAGFTVERLMSASKSLQEQLRQDTGTSTIYLDGCLPLLNLVFMRWCYFNHSSFRKLPSEAATFWSNLSIQQIKHMEDQTLFHRCTQHMKFPASEQHPIHTNTTGTATSKMNEQTGDTADNIPFNQIRNSVAGNNQMNAAELFSATSVMQHPRPSGNAVTQLLRDTETPSSQHYIRAFQIQFDVTPPTAQQPEGRLTNGDQLNVDQLMTPSPQPMDAAKYDTTPSPQIKSASKRSRTDIQ; from the exons ATGCAACCCCCAACGATTACTTCCCTCCGTCAAGAAGCAGCATCGCACAGCATCCCCCACAACATTAGAGGATCAATACAAGGCAAATTCTGCAGCCCCAAGAACCGACCTCTGCTGCTTGCTCAAATATTGCCGGGGTTCAAGAGCAAGCAGAAAATACTGACCGAACAAATCGGACTTGGGTTTCTTTCGGATGCACCACTGAAGTATGATCCGAATAGGGTTTTGTCTGCATGGCTGCTGTCATCGATAAACTACGATCGATCAACTATATGCATCGAACCAGGTATAGAGATTCCAATAGGCGCAAATGAAGCATTGTCAGTATTAGGCTTGCCTTCAGGAAACTTACCTGTCACTAGAACAGTGCACTGTTCGCAAAAGTTAGATACTAAGAACCTTGCAAAAGCAATGTCGATTGGCTACGCAAAATCATCAAACACTTTAGCTAGAGCACGCGCTGTACTATTATCACTTCACAGCGTTGAGCAATTGTCTGAACCGGAAGAAAGAGCATTCACTATTTCCTTAATCATGTATACCGTATCCACATTCTTGGCACCTGTGACAAACCCAGCATCAATGCCTGCACTCCCCCCTACAGTTATGCTTGCTTTGTCAGATAGAAAATACAAAGGTGCTTTAGACTGGGCAGGATTTACAGTAGAAAGATTAATGTCAGCATCGAAATCCCTGCAAGAGCAACTCCGGCAAGATACTGGAACTTCAACCATTTACTTGGATGGATGCCTTCCCTTACTCAAC TTGGTATTCATGCGTTGGTGCTACTTCAATCACTCTTCTTTCCGGAAATTACCATCAGAAGCAGCTACATTTTGGTCCAACTTATCAATACAGCAGATAAAGCATATGGAAGATCAAACTTTATTTCACCGTTGTACACAACATATG AAATTCCCTGCCAGTGAGCAACACCCAATTCACACAAACACTACAGGTACAGCCACCTCAAAAATGAATGAACAAACTGGGGACACTGCTGACAACATTCCATTCAATCAAATCAG GAACTCTGTCGCTGGAAATAACCAGATGAATGCAGCCGAGCTTTTCTCAGCAACATCAGTTATGCAACATCCAAGGCCCTCAGGAAACGCTGTTACACAGTTGCTTAGAG ATACAGAGACTCCATCTTCACAACACTACATCAGGGCTTTCCAAATACAATTTGATGTTACCCCACCAACCGCCCAGCAACCTGAAGGAAGGTTAACAAATGGAGACCAATTGAACG TTGACCAACTGATGACACCATCTCCACAGCCTATGGACGCAGCAAAGTATGACACTACCCCAAGCCCACAAATTAAGTCAGCTTCCAAGAGGAGCCGAACAGACATCCAGTAA
- the LOC120661627 gene encoding uncharacterized protein LOC120661627 yields MQFDKDASFFIIKFIFERVMRTVNGRVPTVQTHQIGQTTFQSILRLSYSGVTILGEPAETQYAARVNVMVKTLTHIEAAANLTIRDLTYDMLAHMENKIASVEQEVEVVKATGMKIMDATNVSFSGLGSLMQSLGITEAVLSSAEGPGPLIGDLVRTLDGDKVNVDSAYADLLAFQIKAYQEN; encoded by the exons ATGCAGTTTGACAAGGATGCCTCATTTTTCATAATAAAGTTCATATTTGAACGGGTCATGCGGACTGTGAATGGCAGAGTTCCAACCGTCCAGACCCACCAAATTGGGCAAACAACTTTCCAATCAATCCTTAGACTCAGTTATTCTGGGGTGACAATTCTTGGTGAACCTGCAGAAACACAATATGCCGCCAGGGTCAATGTGATGGTGAAAACACTCACACATATTGAAGCAGCTGCGAACTTAACTATACGAGATTTGACATATGACATGCTTGCACACATGGAGAACAAGATAGCGAGTGTAGAGCAAGAGGTTGAAGTAGTAAAAGCAACTGGGATGAAGATAATGGATGCAACCAATGTTTCATTTTCTGGATTGGGCTCACTCATGCAATCTTTGGGTATCACCGAAGCAGTTCTCAGTTCAGCAGAGGGTCCAGGGCCATTAATTGGAGATCTAGTCAGGACACTTGATGGTGACAAGGTGAACGTTGACAGTGCATATGCCGACCTTCTGGCTTTCCAG ATCAAAGCTTACCAGGAAAACTGA
- the LOC120662861 gene encoding uncharacterized protein LOC120662861, with protein sequence MVRRVRASPSVGQTGPASKTNEIPLARDNGPLTVLSAEQTANAAQHVAPVEGAYGLGINNFWTSMLGSSSSTAQPQVPIDLKSNVFGAMNPFEAIGTGRSFLKHFDALFINHLDCPEGFGSDLVMDVLPAVHVRGASPLVFQVGVEIVGNCIRLSTGWSLFVESEKIVSGDYGLFVLSAPHTLEMKLFDSNGNEKPMSARPPAWNLFVAYGEEDGHPNPPPAQDDVNLYAGAFADGYISIVPEHLLGMQYELGPKLMMTGPLMQALSDVWINFETHFPLYACKLNHSHVNGGTFYFTTNFSNTLPTGHKIVTLSHPADDHLFAATLRKRTGNTGLALISGPGWKDFVKHYGFQLGDLVVLSIRLYLGRLLVRVFRLPIV encoded by the exons ATGGTGCGGCGTGTGCGTGCTAGCCCCAGCGTGGGGCAGACGGGCCCAGCTTCCAAG ACAAACGAGATCCCACTGGCGAGGGACAATGGACCACTGACGGTTCTATCTGCGGAGCAAACTGCCAACGCAGCACAACATGTTGCGCCAGTGGAGGGAGCATACGGTCTTGGAATAAACAACTTTTGGACCAGCATGCTAGGGTCCAGCTCGTCAACCGCACAGCCTCAG GTTCCCATTGACTTGAAGAGCAATGTGTTTGGAGCCATGAACCCGTTCGAGGCAATCGGGACAGGACGTTCGTTCCTGAAGCACTTTGATGCGCTATTCATCAACCATCTT GACTGCCCTGAAGGGTTTGGAAGTGACTTGGTCATGGACGTACTGCCTGCTGTTCATGTACGAGGAGCGTCACCCCTAGTGTTTCAAGTTGGAGTTGAAATTGTTGGTAACTGCATTCGCTTGTCAACTGGGTGGAGTTTGTTTGTTGAATCAGAGAAGATAGTGAGCGGGGACTATGGTCTGTTCGTGCTTTCTGCACCCCACACCCTAGAGATGAAGCTATTTGATAGCAATGGCAACGAGAAACCGATGTCAGCACGTCCCCCAGCTTGGAATTTATTCGTTGCTTATGGAGAGGAGGATGGGCATCCTAACCCACCACCAGCTCAGGATGATGTGAATCTATATGCTG GTGCTTTTGCTGATGGTTACATATCAATAGTGCCTGAGCACTTGCTTGGCATGCAATACGAGCTTGGCCCAAAGCTGATGATGACTGGTCCACTGATGCAAGCTCTGAGCGATGTCTGGATCAATTTTGAGACTCACTTCCCACTGTACGCATGCAAGCTGAACCACAGCCACGTTAATGGTGGGACCTTT TATTTCACCACAAACTTCTCCAACACGCTTCCAACTGGACACAAGATTGTCACCCTGTCGCACCCAGCAGACGACCATCTGTTTGCTGCTACACTGAGGAAGAGAACTGGCAACACAGGACTTGCTCTGATCAGTGGACCTGGGTGGAAGGATTTTGTGAAGCACTACGGCTTCCAACTGGGAGACTTAGTGGTGCTTTCCATCCGTCTCTACCTGGGTCGCCTCTTGGTCCGTGTCTTCCGTCTCCCAAttgtttga
- the LOC120662862 gene encoding uncharacterized protein LOC120662862: MRRGKAITTGSTARSSVPDAAREVLEVLYLDSIDVGVMNMEHSTFPRISSFSAETIKSMVLADSLCRSGGSSDFEFGKSQLRNASGICYSWAYESFSACCGGIGSSLPGLWEISVSFSRALGVHMKAAGALFFAVAEFEMMSNRHEANHAGSIASALTKIIEPFTNGYCYDAGRDINMAWLGTTIGADVSMMLDEASLFVCCNWQRRGFAFEDGSSEHNDATGSASIQDCNCRKRPRGPNGLTISGQTSEERFTHTSATNGYICIELYGPTDECDRVTSYETFKKALAIRALAS; the protein is encoded by the exons ATGAGGAGAGGAAAGGCAATCACTACCGGATCTACTGCGCGCAGTTCTGTTCCTGATGCAGCCCGCGAAGTACTAGAG GTACTTTACCTAGACAGTATTGATGTTGGAGTGATGAACATGGAGCATTCGACATTCCCCCGCATTAGCAGTTTCTCCGCGGAGACAATTAAGTCTATGGTCCTAGCAGACAGTTTATGCAGAAGTGGTGGCAGTTCAGATTTTGAGTTCGGCAAGAGTCAG CTTCGCAACGCCTCTGGCATATGTTACTCATGGGCATATGAATCATTCAGTGCTTGCTGTGGAGGTATTGGCAGCAGTTTGCCGGGCCTATGGGAAATTTCAGTCTCTTTTTCACGAGCACTTGGCGTTCATATGAAG GCTGCGGGAGCACTATTCTTCGCCGTTGCTGAGTTCGAAATGATGAGCAACAGACACGAGGCTAACCATGCAGGGAGCATTGCATCGGCGCTAACGAAAATAATCGAGCCATTCACAAATGGATACTGCTACGATGCAGGGAGAGACATCAACATGGCGTGGCTAG GTACTACAATAGGAGCGGATGTGAGCATGATGCTGGACGAAGCGTCATTATTTGTGTGCTGCAATTGGCAGAGACGAGGATTTGCTTTTGAAGATGGAAGCTCGGAGCACAACGATGCAACTGGTAGTGCATCTATTCAAGATTGCAACTGCCGCAAGCGGCCACGTGGACCAAACGGCTTAACCATATCTGGACAAACTAGTGAAGAAAGATTCACTCATACATCAGCTACAAATGGATACATATGTATCGAGTTGTATGGTCCAACTGATGAGTGTGACAGAGTAACCTCATATGAGACCTTCAAGAAGGCTCTTGCAATCCGTGCCCTGGCAAG TTAA